From the genome of Ornithobacterium rhinotracheale, one region includes:
- a CDS encoding phage tail tape measure protein encodes MLSVSLAAEGLSTLEQGFKDIIAPGVTLNSQMAELSAITGVTGEGLKAIETAARETAKTFGTDASANVESYKLVLSQLDPEIAKNAEAMKMMGEHINVLSKQMGGDTVAATNVLTTSMNQFGISTESPIEAAQTMGEMMNTMSSAAQAGSAELPQIQSALEQVGMVAKTTGLSFEETNAQIQILDKAGKKGSEGGVALRNVLTTLSEGRFTSKLAAEGLKNAGISLTYLADTSIPLTDRLKTLRKIQGDTALMTKVFGKENMAAAIAMINGADEAENLTQQITGTNSAMDQAEIIMGSYAEKMARTKAWWDDLKRKFKNHLKQI; translated from the coding sequence TTGCTTTCTGTTAGTTTGGCAGCAGAGGGGCTTTCTACCTTAGAGCAAGGCTTTAAAGATATTATCGCCCCTGGCGTTACGCTAAACTCCCAAATGGCAGAGCTTTCGGCTATTACGGGCGTTACGGGCGAGGGCTTAAAGGCTATTGAAACCGCCGCACGAGAAACCGCCAAAACCTTTGGTACCGATGCCTCTGCTAATGTGGAGAGTTACAAGCTCGTGCTCTCGCAATTAGACCCCGAGATAGCTAAAAATGCTGAGGCGATGAAGATGATGGGCGAGCATATCAATGTTTTGTCCAAACAGATGGGAGGTGATACAGTGGCGGCAACTAATGTGCTAACCACTTCGATGAACCAGTTTGGCATTAGCACCGAAAGCCCCATCGAGGCAGCCCAAACGATGGGCGAAATGATGAACACGATGTCCTCGGCTGCACAGGCTGGAAGTGCGGAGCTTCCACAAATCCAATCGGCCTTAGAACAGGTGGGTATGGTCGCCAAAACCACAGGCTTATCCTTTGAAGAGACCAACGCGCAAATTCAAATTTTGGATAAGGCAGGGAAAAAAGGCAGTGAGGGCGGTGTGGCACTCCGAAATGTTTTAACCACGCTTTCGGAGGGGCGTTTTACCTCCAAACTAGCAGCGGAGGGATTGAAAAATGCAGGCATTTCGCTTACTTATTTGGCAGACACTAGCATTCCGCTCACCGATAGGTTAAAGACCCTGAGAAAAATTCAAGGTGATACGGCACTGATGACCAAAGTGTTTGGTAAGGAAAATATGGCGGCAGCTATTGCAATGATTAATGGGGCGGATGAGGCAGAAAATTTAACCCAGCAAATCACCGGCACCAACTCCGCAATGGACCAAGCCGAAATCATTATGGGCAGTTATGCCGAGAAAATGGCGCGCACCAAAGCGTGGTGGGACGATTTAAAAAGGAAATTTAAAAATCATTTAAAACAAATTTAA
- a CDS encoding phage virion morphogenesis protein, translating to MDKPEMPDFEALAKKALEQLPQKVAEQAKAHFLSSFTKEGFTDNSFIAWPKRKDLLPHKMLSLSYALKNSIKISRADLKQIVISAGEGIPYAAIHNEGGNITVPVTQKMRRYFWAMHKKTGEEFYKNMALTKKEELHIHIPKRQYIGTSEVLNKKIEKTIIQEIINAEKQLKF from the coding sequence ATGGATAAACCCGAAATGCCAGACTTTGAAGCCCTCGCCAAAAAGGCGCTGGAACAGCTCCCCCAAAAGGTAGCAGAGCAGGCCAAAGCACACTTTTTAAGTAGCTTTACCAAAGAGGGCTTTACCGATAATTCTTTTATCGCTTGGCCTAAGCGAAAAGACCTTTTACCCCACAAAATGCTCTCGCTTTCCTATGCTCTAAAAAATAGCATCAAAATTAGCCGTGCCGATTTAAAACAAATTGTCATCTCTGCGGGTGAGGGTATTCCATACGCGGCTATACACAATGAGGGAGGAAATATTACCGTACCTGTAACGCAGAAAATGCGACGCTACTTTTGGGCAATGCACAAAAAAACAGGCGAGGAATTTTATAAGAATATGGCACTGACTAAAAAGGAAGAGTTACACATTCACATTCCCAAACGCCAGTACATCGGCACCAGCGAGGTGCTAAATAAAAAAATAGAAAAGACGATAATACAAGAAATCATCAACGCGGAAAAACAATTAAAATTTTAA
- a CDS encoding phage minor head protein, with protein sequence MAKIAQDRHEGKLKAGELDNAYILNTYEELKSGFTEGFDSSNFKVHGATNGISPETLKMRQNLFKFSGAKTYTLLEEINQILNSNKGETFDSFKNEVMKLNPRYNKNYLQAEWQTAKQAGYHAANWDEYQNNKDLYPNLKYKTQGDSRVREPHRLLNGIIAPIGSDFWKVHYPPNGWRCRCYVVQTAEKPTNEADLPVLTDKDLPKEFRGNVGISGEIFKETDENKGKPHPYFALFKTAGNETMKAYEYSKLAATKEVRYTDKINGAQVKVHPFADPEDYEDNRKDAELIAKQLGLNVDIEVHLDGRVILGRKNPEFLINGVVADRKAPENINTKNLLRKAQKQGCGIVVLNINNSKSSEQEILEDLQSRFRFDTNFPSIREIIIIDKDNICKKYNREDLKEDLKKKKTE encoded by the coding sequence ATGGCAAAGATAGCACAGGACAGGCACGAGGGGAAACTCAAAGCTGGAGAGCTGGACAATGCCTACATTTTAAACACTTACGAAGAATTGAAAAGTGGTTTTACAGAGGGATTTGACAGCTCTAATTTCAAGGTGCACGGAGCCACCAACGGCATTAGTCCAGAAACGCTGAAAATGCGCCAAAATCTGTTTAAGTTTTCCGGTGCGAAAACTTATACCCTACTGGAAGAAATTAACCAAATATTAAACTCCAATAAAGGCGAAACCTTTGACAGTTTTAAAAACGAGGTAATGAAACTCAACCCTCGCTACAACAAAAACTATCTGCAAGCCGAGTGGCAAACGGCTAAGCAGGCAGGCTACCACGCGGCCAATTGGGACGAGTATCAAAATAACAAAGACTTATACCCAAACCTCAAATACAAAACGCAGGGCGATAGCCGTGTGCGTGAGCCTCACCGCCTGCTAAATGGCATTATAGCGCCTATTGGGAGCGACTTTTGGAAAGTACACTACCCACCCAATGGCTGGAGGTGTCGTTGTTATGTGGTGCAAACGGCGGAGAAACCAACCAATGAGGCAGACCTACCCGTATTAACCGATAAAGACCTGCCCAAAGAGTTTAGGGGCAATGTAGGCATTAGCGGAGAAATATTTAAGGAAACCGACGAAAACAAGGGCAAACCCCACCCTTATTTTGCACTCTTTAAAACCGCCGGCAACGAGACTATGAAGGCTTACGAGTACAGCAAGCTAGCTGCTACTAAGGAGGTAAGATATACAGATAAAATCAATGGTGCACAGGTAAAAGTCCACCCTTTCGCCGACCCAGAAGACTATGAAGACAACCGTAAAGATGCAGAACTTATAGCAAAACAATTAGGGCTAAATGTAGATATTGAGGTTCATTTAGATGGTCGTGTTATTTTAGGAAGAAAAAACCCTGAATTTCTAATAAATGGGGTGGTCGCTGATAGGAAAGCCCCTGAGAATATAAATACAAAAAACCTTTTAAGGAAAGCCCAAAAACAAGGTTGCGGAATAGTAGTACTCAATATAAATAATAGTAAGTCCAGTGAGCAAGAAATTTTAGAAGATTTACAAAGTAGATTTCGTTTTGACACAAACTTCCCTAGCATTAGAGAGATTATTATCATTGATAAAGATAATATCTGCAAAAAATACAATAGAGAAGATTTGAAAGAAGATTTAAAAAAGAAAAAGACAGAATAA
- a CDS encoding IS982 family transposase translates to MSNLEASYNFILNKLIEISGTENFYFKPVKPKLSDIELISLIILAEFKSIDSEYQLFREIKGWAIESKIERSVYNRRKRKLFPFLEEIRCKMVKKFNDFENYFLVDSMPLEVCKLSRSSRSKICKENSFSMPNKGFCASQNLHFYGYKLHVICSIAGVFQSFDLSPASVHDIHYLKDIKLQISDCVLLGDRGYLSQTVQLDLFNEVKIQLETPKRKNQKDYKPQFYPFRKYRKRIETLFSQLCDQFMIRRNYAKSFEGFKTRILAKITSLTTIQYLNKFVFHSNINNLKINLIR, encoded by the coding sequence ATGAGCAACCTAGAGGCAAGTTACAATTTTATTTTGAATAAACTAATAGAAATTTCAGGAACTGAAAATTTCTATTTTAAACCAGTGAAACCAAAATTATCTGATATAGAGCTGATAAGCTTAATTATTTTAGCAGAATTTAAATCTATCGATTCTGAGTACCAGCTTTTTAGAGAGATAAAAGGTTGGGCTATTGAATCTAAAATTGAAAGGAGTGTTTACAACAGAAGAAAACGAAAACTCTTCCCTTTTCTTGAAGAAATTAGGTGCAAAATGGTGAAAAAGTTCAATGATTTTGAAAACTATTTCTTGGTGGACAGCATGCCTTTAGAAGTGTGTAAATTATCCCGCTCTTCCAGAAGCAAAATCTGTAAAGAAAATAGCTTTTCAATGCCAAATAAAGGTTTTTGTGCTTCTCAAAATCTACACTTTTATGGTTACAAGCTACATGTGATCTGTTCTATTGCTGGTGTGTTCCAAAGTTTTGACTTATCTCCCGCCTCCGTTCACGACATTCATTATTTGAAAGACATAAAACTTCAAATTTCTGATTGCGTGTTACTTGGAGACAGGGGCTATCTTTCTCAAACGGTTCAGCTTGACTTGTTCAATGAGGTGAAAATCCAGTTAGAAACCCCTAAAAGAAAAAATCAAAAAGATTACAAACCTCAGTTCTATCCATTCAGAAAGTATAGAAAACGTATAGAAACTTTATTCTCGCAGTTGTGTGACCAATTTATGATACGGCGTAATTATGCCAAATCTTTTGAAGGATTCAAAACAAGAATATTGGCAAAAATTACCTCCTTGACTACTATTCAATATCTCAATAAATTTGTCTTTCATAGTAACATTAACAATTTAAAAATTAACCTCATTCGATAA
- a CDS encoding PBECR2 nuclease fold domain-containing protein produces the protein MSYEKYGLEKWEDMKLEQVYLDKSIDNIQKIHELFKIKTTDNKKFVRYEDYLGRKISLRWNTYTTKTLGKKYKGQKRELLFPHIDDVLKNPDEVWLRYYGVDKRTGENIYQTDYIKFYDNAKILVNTTTTEDMEGIEINTWFSIDDVNQKERRKGILIRKGKE, from the coding sequence ATGTCTTATGAAAAATATGGATTGGAAAAATGGGAAGATATGAAACTTGAACAGGTGTATTTAGATAAAAGCATTGATAATATTCAAAAGATACACGAACTATTTAAGATAAAAACGACAGACAATAAAAAATTTGTTCGATATGAGGATTATTTAGGTAGAAAAATATCACTGCGATGGAATACCTATACAACTAAAACTTTGGGTAAAAAGTACAAAGGACAGAAAAGAGAACTTTTATTTCCACATATTGATGATGTGCTTAAAAATCCTGATGAAGTATGGCTAAGATATTATGGGGTAGATAAAAGAACAGGAGAAAATATTTATCAAACAGATTATATAAAATTTTATGATAATGCTAAAATTTTAGTAAACACTACCACTACAGAAGATATGGAAGGAATTGAAATTAACACTTGGTTTTCCATTGATGATGTAAATCAGAAAGAGCGAAGAAAAGGAATTTTAATAAGAAAGGGGAAAGAGTAA
- a CDS encoding IS982 family transposase — protein sequence MINYHKITDIFCIVDDFCNDFEKFTQPFLLGKPPKKKPKMSNAEVITIMILFHLSGFRTFKHFYIYYVQKHMQEEFPQTVSYNRFTELMQSNTMALTMFAKTCALGSCTGISFMDSTPIRVCGNKRIKRNKVFKDLATTGKSTMGWFHGFKLHLVINDKGEILSFCVTQANVDDREPLKNEGFLKQIFGKLFGDKGYISEKLNQLLFVDGIQLITNIRNNMKNSLMTMSDKILLRKRSIIETVNDELKNICQIEHSRHRSIGNFMTNLVAGIIAYHFLPKKPSLKYESLKTNQLAVFY from the coding sequence ATGATTAATTACCACAAAATTACGGATATTTTTTGTATTGTTGATGACTTTTGTAATGATTTTGAAAAATTCACTCAACCTTTTCTTCTCGGAAAGCCTCCCAAAAAGAAGCCCAAAATGAGTAACGCTGAAGTAATCACCATAATGATTCTTTTTCATCTAAGTGGCTTTAGAACTTTTAAGCATTTTTACATTTACTATGTTCAAAAGCATATGCAAGAGGAATTTCCTCAAACGGTGTCTTATAACCGGTTCACAGAACTTATGCAATCCAATACCATGGCTCTTACCATGTTTGCAAAAACCTGTGCTTTAGGAAGTTGTACTGGTATTTCTTTTATGGATAGTACGCCAATAAGAGTATGTGGAAACAAAAGAATTAAACGCAACAAAGTATTCAAAGACCTAGCTACAACGGGGAAATCTACTATGGGTTGGTTTCATGGATTTAAACTCCATCTGGTCATTAATGATAAAGGCGAGATACTGAGTTTTTGCGTAACGCAGGCGAATGTAGACGATAGAGAACCACTGAAAAATGAAGGCTTTTTGAAGCAAATTTTCGGTAAACTATTTGGTGATAAAGGTTACATCTCTGAAAAGTTGAATCAATTACTCTTTGTGGATGGTATTCAACTGATTACCAACATCCGAAACAACATGAAAAACTCTCTTATGACTATGTCTGACAAAATTTTGCTTAGAAAGCGCTCCATCATAGAGACAGTGAATGACGAGCTAAAAAACATTTGCCAAATTGAGCACTCCAGGCATCGTTCAATAGGAAATTTTATGACCAACTTAGTGGCAGGGATTATTGCCTATCACTTTCTTCCTAAAAAACCATCATTAAAATATGAATCTCTGAAAACTAATCAATTAGCTGTGTTTTATTAA